The Coffea arabica cultivar ET-39 chromosome 3c, Coffea Arabica ET-39 HiFi, whole genome shotgun sequence genome contains a region encoding:
- the LOC113735717 gene encoding endo-1,4-beta-xylanase 5-like, with the protein MGTKQQNKQQGQAEAEFKIHHNFFESKLGETASSVFYGQANQIDGKAIPFLNDYNTIEKKDDQTSSPPKYLAKIKEIRSQGYQGPLGIGLEGHFGAPDLAYVRTSIDLLASTKLPIWVTELDVSSQPNQATYLDQIIREVRGHPAIQGLLIWAAWSPQGCYRMCLTDNNFRNHPTVDVVDKIIKELKHEDLIGTTDDEAHFETSLYHGDYEAIISHPAMTSSSSSVGIKFNVAPTTNQETLDVKFSSISFS; encoded by the coding sequence TTTAAGATACACCACAATTTCTTTGAGAGTAAGCTGGGGGAAACTGCATCATCTGTGTTTTATGGACAGGCTAATCAGATTGATGGAAAGGCAATTCCCTTCTTAAATGACTACAATACAATTGAGAAGAAAGATGACCAAACATCGAGTCCTCCAAAGTATCTggcaaaaattaaagaaattcgGTCACAGGGTTACCAGGGACCGCTTGGAATTGGACTCGAGGGACACTTCGGTGCTCCGGACCTAGCTTATGTAAGGACTTCAATTGATTTGCTTGCTTccacaaaattacctatttgGGTTACGGAATTGGATGTCTCTAGCCAGCCCAATCAGGCCACGTACTTGGATCAAATAATAAGGGAGGTTCGGGGACATCCAGCCATTCAAGGGCTACTAATCTGGGCTGCATGGTCTCCTCAGGGATGTTATAGAATGTGTTTGACGGACAATAACTTCAGAAACCATCCAACAGTGGACGTTGTTGACAAGATCATCAAGGAATTGAAGCATGAGGATTTGATAGGCACTACAGACGATGAGGCCCATTTTGAGACTTCACTTTATCATGGAGATTATGAAGCTATAATAAGTCATCCAGCTATGACGAGTTCATCCTCCTCAGTGGGAATCAAATTTAATGTGGCTCCAACAACAAACCAGGAAACTTTGGATGTCAAGTTCTCCTCCATCAGCTTTTCTTGA